The Streptomyces taklimakanensis nucleotide sequence AGAACTCCTCCCCGGGGGGTAGCTCGAACTCCTCGAAGAACGCCCAGGAGACGGCGACGACCGGGGTGGGCTCGGAGCGCACGAACCAGTGGGAGGGGTGGATCGCGTCGTCGTTCTCCGGCGCGTGGGCGAAGACCAGGGTGCTGTGCGCGTCCACACCGTCACGCGGAGCGGTGAACGCCAGCCACGGTGCCCGGGTGCCCATCATCTCCGCGGCTCCGGCCTCCCCCCGTCCACCGCGGCCGTCCGGTCCGAACACGTCACCGCCGGTCAGGTCGCGCGGACCGCGCCAGTGGAGTCCGGTGTAGCCGGCCATCTCGCGCCCGGCCGTGGTCGGGGAGCCGAAGCGCAGCGTCTCGGTGTGGGTGTTGAGCAGACGGATCGACCAGTCCAACGCCCAGGCGCCCTCCTCCGGTTCGGCCGAGTGCGCCTCGACGGTCCGCGTCTCGCGCGCCCACTCCCGGCCGCCGTTCTCGATCCAGGTCAGGCGCTCGGTGAAGGAGGCCCGGTCCCCAAAGGCCTCGACGGTGTCGAAGGCGTCGTGCCGCATCCGGCCGACGCGGTCGTGGAGCGGCAGGTAACCGCGGCCGTGGACGTAGGAGTTGCCGCCCCAGAAGTTCTGTCCGGACAGGTGGCTGGCCGTCATCTGCAGCCCCTTGTGCCAGCGGTGGTCGCTGGGACGGTAACCGGTGACGGTGTGGCCGGCCAGGGTGCGCAGCGGGTGGGCGTAGGGCTTGCGGGACTCGAAGGGGTCCGGGTCGGGTCGGTAGACGTACGACATCAGCTCGGTCCCGCCGCAGGCGACCGAGATCCGCTCGCCGTGGGCGTGGGTGACGGTGATCGGCGCGCTCATCGGCTCTCCTCCACGGAGGTGTGCGGTGCCCAGTCGGGATGGTCGCCGTGCATGGCGTCGTAGTACGGGTCGCCGGGTCCGATCTCGCCGGCGCGCACGGGCAGCCCGGTGAAGGCGGCCTTGTACAGGGCGGCGGTGAACTCCAGGGTCCGGCGGGCGTCGTGGCCGCTGCCGGGCGGACGCACCCCCTCGCGCAGGGCGGCGAGCAGACCCGCGAGTTGGGCGGTGTGCGAGCTGGGCAGGTCGGCGGCGGGGGTGCGCCAGGCGCGGACGCGTTCGGCGGCGTCGGCGGTGTCCGCGACGTGGGGCGCGGGGGTGTAGACCCAGTCGTCGTTGGTGTGTCCGTACAGATGCGTCAGTTCGACGGTGGCGTCGGTGCAGTCGATCCTTATCCTGCTGGTCTCCTGAGGGGACAGGACGCTGTTGACGACGGTGGCCAGGGCGCCGCCCTCGAAGCGGACGAGCGCGGTGGAGACGTCCTCGCTCTCCACGTCGTGCACCAGGCGTCCGGCCATGGCGCGCACCTCGGTCCAGTCGCCGAGCAGGTGCAGCAGCAGGTCCGTCTGGTGGATGCCGTGGCCCATGGTGGGGCCGCCGCCCTCGGTGGCCCACCGGCCGCGCCAGGGGACGGAGTAGTAAGCGGTGTCGCGGTACCAGGTGGTCTGGCAGTGCGCGACGAGCGGTCTGCCCAGCGCTCCGGAGGTCAGCAGCTCGCGGGCGTGGACGGCGCCGGAGCCGTGGCGGTGCTGGAAGACGACGGCCGCGTACGGGCCGCCGTCCGTGCCCTCCGCGGCGGCGATGGCGTCGTACTCCGCCAGCGACAGGCACAGCGGCTTCTCGCACAGCACCCAGGCGCCGGCGCGCAGCGCGGTCACGACCTGTTCCCGGTGGAAGGCGGGTGGAGTGCCGATGAGGACCAGGTCGGGACGTTCCCGTTCCAACATCTCGTCCAGTTCGGCGTACCCGGCCACGCCCTCGCCCGCCTCGGCCCGGAAAGCGTCGAGCCGTTCGGCGTCCACGTCGACGGCGGCGACCAACTCGACCTCGTCGGCGTGGGCCGCGAGAGCGGGCAGGTGCCCGCCGATGGCGATGGCCCCCGTGCCGACGACGGCGGCGCGGAGACGCGGGGCGGTGGGTGGTGCTGGCATGGAGAGCCGGCTCCTTCTGTGTCGACAGTGATGGAAAGCGCTTTCCGGAGAGGACCCTAGAAGCCGGGAGGGTGCCTTGAAAAGAGGCCGGGTGCGGGGAGGGCGGCGGATCCCTTCGGGGTGAGAGGAGGAGCACCGGCTGTCGCCCCTCCTTGGGGCGCACGACCCGGCGGCCCCGCCCCGCGGCCCGGACCCGTCTCGGAAGCCCGGGGACCGGGGGTGCGCCACGCCTCGTGGTTCCGAGTGACTGCGGGCGGGTGGGGCACGGCTCCCGATGGGCCGACGTCCGGATCCTCCGCCCGGACGAGGCGCGCGTTCGGAGAGCCGAGGCGTCGGTGTGTTCGGGGCTCCCCGGCGTCGGGGCGGAGTTTTCCACAGGCCGGTCCGGCTCCCCGGTCCGGTGGATATGGTGCGGTCACCTGGCGGACGAGCGGGTGAGGGGGAGACATGGCGGCAGAGTCGGCCGCGACGGGCGGCGAGGGAGCCGTACCGCGCGTGGAGTCCCGGCTGGAGTCCGTGGTGGTGCACCCGGTCGGGGCGGTGTGCGTGCGGCGGGCCCGCTGCGTCCTTCCACCGCTTTCACCGCCCTCCGCGGCGGGCACGGCCGTGCGGATCCTCGTCGAGGGGGTGCCGGTCACCGCGTACGGGAACTCGCTGCGCGGCCGGGTCGTCTCCGGGCCACCGGGGCTGCGGGTGACGGACACACGGCTGGAGAGAGCGGCCGTGCCCCGCCCCGACGGCGAACTGCCACGGCTGCGCCTGGAGTTGGAGGAGGCGGAGAATCGCAGGGAGGACCTGCGGGTGAGGCGGGACGGGATTCGGGCGGAGATCGCCGAGGTTGCGGGGCTGCGTGCCGTCCCGCCGCGACCTCGCCGCGGTGACCCGCCCCGTCGGGCGCCGGTGGAGTCCCTGCTGGCCCTGGCGGATTTCGTGGACGACAGGTTGGCCCTCCTCCACGAGCGGCTGCGGTCCGTGGAGGAGGAGGTGCGCGACGCCGAACACGAGGCCGACGTGCTCGCGGTCCGGTCGCGGGACGCGTCGAGCGCGCTGTCCACCGGGCGGACTCGGGAGTCGGTCACCACCGTGCTCACGCTGGACGGGGGCGGCGACGGGAACGGCCCGGACGGTGGTGTGAGCGGCGTGGAAGCCGAGTTCGAGATCGAGTACCACGTCCCGGGGGCGACGTGGTCGCCGGTCCACCACCTGAGGTTGGGCGGTGCGGATACCGCCCGCGACGGGACGCTGGTGCTGCGGGCCCACGTGGCACAGCGCACCGGCGAGGACTGGAGGGGCGTACGGCTGGCCCTGTCCACCGCCGATCTGTCGCGGTTCACCGGTGGTGCTCCCCGGTTGCGGTCGCTACGGATCGGACGCCGTCGGGAGGAGCCCGAGGCGCGCGGTTGGCGCGAGCCGCCGCCGGGCCTGGAGGAGCTGTTCTCCGGTTACGACGCCGCCGTGGCGCCGCGCCCCCACGCCCCGGCACCTCCCGTGGAGGCCGCGGTGAGCGCCGCGGCTGCGCCCGCCTCCCCGACGCCCGCCGCCACACCGCCCCGGACGGGAGGTGGCGTGCCGCCCGTCGCGATGCCCCTGGCCGGGACGCTCCCACACGCACCGGACGCCTCCACGGCCCCTTCCCCTGCCGCGGTCACCCCGGGGGCCGGGCGGGTGGGGCCCGGGGCGGAGCGCGGGTTCGCCGGGTACGGCGCCCCGAGGGCGACCGCCGCGTCGGGCGGCTCCGTTCTCCCCGAGGCCACTTCCCCGCCCCCGCCGGTCCCGAGTACCGGCATGCTCGACTACTCCCGGCTGGAACTGGCCGGGCCGGACGAGCCCGGACGGCGCGGGAGACTGCGGCCCGCGCCGGAGGTGACGGACGCGGACACCGCCGAACGGCGGCGGGCCGAGGCCGTCGCGCGGTGGGCCCCTCCCGCCCCCACGGTGCTCCCCATGGCGGACGTACGGCACTCGGCGGGCTCCTTCCACCGCCGCTACGACACGGCCGCACCGGTCGACGTGGTGGCGGACGGAGCCTGGCACACCGTCCCCGTGTGCGATGTGCCGGTGGAGACGGTGCCGGAGTACGTGTGCGTCCCCTCGGTGGACCGGACCGTGTACGGCACGGTGCTGCTGACGAACACCTCCCACCACGCGTTGCCGGCCGGCCCCGCCGACATCACCGTGGGCGGCGAGTTCCTCCTCACCGCGCCACTGCCCGCTCTCGCCCCCGGGGAGCGCCGCCGGGTCGGGATCGGCGCGGCGGAGAGCGTGCGGGTCGCACGGCGCGCACGCGTGCGCGAGTCCACGGCCGGGTTGCGCGGCGGGACGACGGTGCTCGACCACACCGTCGAGGTGGAGCTCGTCAATCACTTCCCGCACCGGGTGACGGTCGAGGTGCGCGAGCGTGTGCCGGTGAGCACCGAGAAGGAGGTGCGGATCGAGGAGCACCGGGCCACGCCGCCCTGGGCCGTGCCGAACGGCCCGTTCGACGGCGACGTCGGAGACGGTGGTGGGGACGGCGGGGACGGCAGCGTTGACGGTGGCGGGGACGGCGGCGGCCTGGTGCGTGGGGCCAGGGTCTGGCGGGTGGAGCTGGATCCGGGGCGCACCACCGTCCTCAGGGGTGGGTACGAGATCCGGATACCGGGCGGCAAGGCATTGATCGGCGGGAACCACCGGGAGCGGGAGGCACCATGACCGAGACCACATCGTCGACCGCCTCCGCCGGATCGGGCGCGGCCCGGGAGCCCGTTCCCCTGCCCGTCACCGCCGTGACGTGTATGGAGGATCGTGCCCGGGTCGAGCGGAAAGCGTCGGTGGAGCTGGCCGCGGGGGTCCGGCGACTGCTCGTCGGGCCGGTGACACCGTTGGCCGTGGATCGTTCCCTGCACGCGGAGTTCACCGGTACCGGCCCCGGGGCCGCCGGCGCGCGGGTCGTCGACGCCCGCGTGGTGCGCACGTACACACCCCCGCGACCGGACGGGCCCGACGAGGAGGCCTCCGCCCTCCGCCACAGGGTGCACGCCCTGGAGGCGGAGGCGCGGGACACGGACCTGCTGCGACAGAGGTCGGAGAACCGGCTCGCGATCGTCGGCCAGGCCCGGGCCGAGGTGTACCGCGACGTCGTCGAGAGCGCCGGGGCGGGTGACGCCGACCCCGGGCGCTGGGCGGACCGGCTGCGGAGGATCGACGCGGAGATCATGGGGCGCGACGGGGAGCTGCGCCTGCTGCTGCGCCGCGTGCGCCGTCTGGAGGAGGAGCTGGAAGAGGCCCGTGAGGCCCTGCGTCGCACCGAGGAGGAACCGGAGCGGCTGACGGCCGCCGTGGAGGTGGTCGTCGAGGCCGACCACGCCGGACCCGCCGTGCTGCGCGTGGTCCACCTGGTGCCCTGCGCCCTGTGGCGGCCGGCCTACCGGGCGACACTGGCCGGGGACGAGCGGTCGGTGCGGTTGGAGTCCGACGCGGTGGTGTGGCAGCGCACCGGGGAGGACTGGAGCGGGGTACGGCTGGCGCTGTCCACCGCCCGGCCGACGCTCGCCGCGAACCCCCCGGCCCTGACCGAGGACGTGCTCGTCCTGCGCGACCGCACGGCCGAGGAGCGGCGCACGGTCGAGGTCGATCTGCGCGAGGAGGAGGTCCGCACGGTCGATGGTCGACGGCCGGCCGGCTCGGAGCCGGAGGGGCCCGACGTCGGTCCGGCGGAGCTGCCCGGTCCGGCCGACGGCGGCGAGGTGCGGGTGATGGCCGCTCAGCGGCCCGTCACCGTGGTCTCCGACGGGCGTCCTCACCGGGTGCCCCTGTCCTCCTTCACCACGCCGTGCCGCACCGAGTCGATCTGCGCTCCCGAGGTGTCGCCCCTGGTGACGCGGGTGGCTCGGCTGACCAACGAGGCCGGGCACGTCCTGCTGGCCGGACCGGTGGACCTGGTGCGCGGCAGCGGGTTCGTCGGACGCGGCGAGCTGCCGTTCGTCGGCCTCGGCGAGGAGTTCCGGCCGGCCTTCGGCAGCGAGGACACCTACCGGGTGGCCCGCCACGTCGAGGAGGAGCGCGGCACCGCGGGGCCGGCCGGCATCGGTCGCCGCACGGTGATCAGGCGGACGGTTCGGCTGTTCGTCTCCCGGCTCGACTGGTCGCCGGACGGGGAGGCGACCGAGGTGGTGGTCCACGAACGCGTCCCGGTCTCCGAGATCTCCACCGTCGAGGTGCGGTTGTGTGGAGGGGCGTGTCGTCCGGAGCCCGACGAGGATGTCGACACCGAGGGCATGGTGCGGTACACGCTCCGTCTGGCGCCCGGCGAACGGCGCGAGATCACGCTGGCCTACGAGGTGGTGGCGGCGTCCGGGGTCGTCGGCCTGTAGCGTCCCGGCTCCCCCAGCGTTCCCCGTGGCGCGGTCGGCGGTGGGCACCCCGTGGCCCACCACGGCCCCGGCGCCGCGGTGTCACAGGGTCCGCCGCATGCAGATCCGAGGCCACCGGTCCAGGCCGTGTGCCGCTTCGCGTTCGCGGATCCTCCGCAGGCCGGGGGTGAGTTCGCCGTCGTCCAGGGGCCGGAAGCCACAGCGCGTGTAGTAGGGGGCGTTCCACGGGACCTCGGTGAACGTGGTGAGGGTCAGGGCGGGCGCCCGAACGCTCAGGGCGTGGCCGGCCAGGTGGTCCAGCAGGGACCGGCCGATGCCGCGGCGCGCACTGCCCGGGTGCACCGACACCTGCTCGACGTGCAGGTTGCCGTCGACGCGGTCGGCGATCAGATAGGCGACCGGGGCGTCGGCGTCATCGGCCGCGACCCAGGCCAGCCCGGCGTGGTGGTAGCGGGCGAGCTCGTCGAGCGGGAGCGGCTCGTCGTCGGCGATCTCCGGCATGTCGATGTCTCGGAAACACTGCCCGGCGGCCCTCTCGATGTCCTGGAGGAGGGGCAGCTCGTCCGGGTGCACGGCACGGATACGCATGACCGCATTGTCCATGGCCGGCCGGACGATGCCGGCGAACAAAGGATTCCGTGACCGCGACGGCCACCGCGAGCGGCGGGCCGTTCGGGAGGGGTCGGGGGCGTTCACGTGCGTCGGCGGGCTCGGCGGCCCACGGCGGGCATGACGTCGATCACTCACACCGGGTCGCGCTCGTTCCTCGCGCACACGGCCCGGACAGCCGGCAGCACTTCCCCTAGCACATGCGTCGGCTTCGCTTCAAGCCCCTCTCCACGGGACGGCTACGCTCGACGACATGGACTTCTCCGCAGCGTTGGAGTTACTGAGGGACGGTCGTCGCATGGCCCGCCGGAGCTGGATCCAACCCGGCAAGTACGTCTATCTGGAGCCGGAGTCGGCCTGTGTCTCGCCGGACGGGCGCAGCCGGAGGCTCGCCGCCCATCTGCGGTTCGTCACCGCGGACGGCACGGTGCAGGCCGGGGTGCAGCCGTCGCACGCCGGGCTGCTGGCGGACGACTGGTACGACGTCGACGCCGACACCGGGCCCGCCGGGGACGGCGACTGACTCCCCGCCGGCGCCGGTCACCGCTCCGGCGCCGGCGGTGGGGCCGTGGAATCCCGGACGACCAGACGCGTGGGGACCAGTGTGGTGCCCCGCTCGGCCGTCTCACCGCGGATCTGTCGCAGAACGCCGCGGACGCAACGCCGGCCGACCTCGGCGAAGTCCTGGTGGACGGTGGTCAGCGGCGGCACGAACGAGCCCGCCTCGGGAATGTCGTCGAAACCGATCACGCTGACCTGCTCCGGAACGGGCCTGCCCTTCTCGTGCAGGGCACGCAGCAGGCCGAGCGCCATCTGGTCGTTGGCGGCGAAGACGGCGGTACAGCCGGGCTCGTCCGCGAGTCGCAGTCCGGCGCGGTATCCGGACTCCGCCGACCAGTCACCCCGCACCGGTTCGGGGACCTCGCGTCCGACCTCCTCCAGGGTGGCGCGCCAGGCGGCGGCGCGCCGCTGTGCCGCGAACGACTCCTCGGGACCGGCCAGGTGCCACACGGTGCGGTGCCCGAGGTCCAGCAGGTGCCGTACGGCCGTGCGCGTGCCACCCGCCTGGTCGGTGTCGACGACGCTGTAGCGGTCGCCGGCGTCGGAGTCGGCCACCACCACCTGCACGTTGGGCGGGAGGGAGACCGTGGCGGCGTCCAGCAGGTGGACCTCCATGATCACGATGACGGCGTCCACCGCGAGTTCTCCCAGCCGGGTGAAGGCGCCGCGCACCTCGTCCCTGGTGGGTACGGCCACCGGCAGGAGCGTGACGGCGTAGCCCTCCTGCGCGGCCGAACCGGCGATGGCCTCCAGCGTGCGGACGTTGCCGGTGGTGGAGAGGTTGAAGAGGATGACGCCGATGGTGCGGAACTCGCCCCGTTTGAGGGCCCGTGCGGCGCTGTTGGGCCGGTAGCCGAGCTTCCGCATCGCGGCGAGCACCTGCTGCCGCGTCTCCTCGGTGACGCCCGGGTAGCCGTTGGAGACCCGGGAGACGGTCTGCGCGGACACCCCGGCCAGCCGGGCCACGTCCGCCATGGACGCGCCCCGTCTGCGGCGCGGCGGAACGGTTCCGTCCGGGATCGCCGGTCCGCCGTTCTCCCGCGTGGTGTCCGCGCTGCCCTCCATCGACGCTGCGTCCCCTCGTTCCGGAGCGGGCCCTCGCCGCACCCCTTGACCCTCGTACCGGTGCAGTGTAGATATCACGCCAACCGATGTTTGCGTAAACATCCTCTTCGATCGATCCGTCAGGGCGGTGATGTTTGCGCAAACATCCCGTCGAACGAGCCCGTCGACCGAACGCGGCCGGGGCACCCAGCGAGACGAGGGGCGAGAGACGACCATGACGACGCCACTGCCCGCGACGGCGGGCCCCGCGACATCGCGGCGCAGGCGCGGCGCCCGTACCTGGACCGGTTGGGGCTTCGTCGGCCCCTTCATGACCGTCTTCGGCCTGGTGTTCCTGGCTCCGATCGCCTACTCCCTCTACCTGAGCCTGTTCCGGGACCGGATGATCGGCGGCACCGTCTTCGTGGGCCTGGAGAACTACCAGCGGGCCCTGACGGATCCCAGATTCTGGGAAGGAGTCGGCCGAGTGGCGCTCTTCCTGGGCGTCCAGGTGCCGATCATGCTGGGCATCGCGCTGCTGGTGGCGCTGGCGATCGACAGCGGCCGGCTGTACGGCAGGGACTTCTTCCGAATGGCGGTCTTCCTGCCCTACGCCGTCCCCGCCGTGGTCGCCACCCTGATGTGGGGCTTCATGTACGGCACGCGCTTCGGACTGCTGGGCGACATCAACGACGCCCTGGGCGTCTCCCTGCCCGACCCCCTCTCTCCCGACCTCGTCCTGGCGGCCATCGGCAACATCGTGACCTGGGAGTTCACGGGTTACAACATGTTGATCCTCTACTCCGCGCTGCGGGTCGTGCCCCGCTCCCTGTACGAGGCCGCGGAGATCGACGGCGCCGGCCAACTCCGCGTCATCACCGCCATCAAGCTCCCCGCCCTCCGCGGTGCGCTGGTGATCGCGACCGTCTTCTCCATCATCGGCAGCTTCCAGCTCTTCAACGAGCCGAGCATCCTGCGGAACCTGGCGCCCAACGCCGTCACCACCGACTACACCCCCAACCTCTACACCTACTCGCTGTCCTTCTCCGGGCAGCAGCACAACTACGCGGCGACCGTCGCGGTCGTCATGGGCCTGATCACCATGGCCGTCGCCTACGCCGTGCAACTGCGCGGCATGCGGAAGGAGGCGTGAGACGCGATGAGCGCCCCGGCCCCCACCCTGTCCACCACGCGGTCCACTCCCGACGGCCGCGCCCGCTCCGCCGCGCGGCTGCGCGCACCGCGCCGCCGGCGCCACTCGGCGGACCGCCCGCGCCGCAGCGTGACGCTCACGCTCCTCACCGGCCTGGTGCTCCTCTACAGCCTGGTTCCGCTGGTGTGGCTGATCGTCAGCGCCACCAAGACCCAGGAGGGCCTGTTCGGCTCCTTCGGGCTCTGGTTCGACGGGGACTTCGCGCTGTGGGAGAACATCACCCGGACGCTGACCTACGACGGCGGCGTCTTCGTCCGCTGGCTGTTCAACACGCTCCTGTACGTCGTCCTGGGCGCGGGCGGCGCCACGTTCCTCGCCGTGCTGGGCGGCTACGGTCTGGCGAAGTTCGACTTCCCCGGCCGGCGCGCGGTCCTCGCCGTGGTGATCGGAGCCGTCGCGGTGCCGGGGACCGCCCTGGCCGTCCCGACCTTCCTGATGTTCAGCGGGCTGGGCCTGACCAACACCCCCTGGGCGGTGATCGTCCCCTCGCTGATCTCGCCCTTCGGCCTGTACCTGATGTGGGTCTTCACCAGCGAGGCGGTCCCCACCGAACTGCTGGAGGCCGCCCGCATCGACGGGGCGGGCGAGGCGCGCACCTTCTTCCGGGTCGCCCTGCCGCTGCTGGGGCCGGGCATCGTCACGGTCTCGCTGTTCACCATGGTCGCGACCTGGAACAACTACTTCCTGCCGCTGATCATGATCAAGGATCCCGACTGGTACCCGCTGACGCTGGGGCTGGACGCCTGGAACTCCCAGGCATCGACGGCCGGCGGTGAGGCGATCTTCGACCTGGTGATCACCGGATCGCTCCTCACCATCGTCCCGCTGATCGCCGCGTTCCTGCTGCTCCAGCGCTACTGGCAGTCGGGGCTGGCCGCCGGAAGCGTCAAGGAGTAGGCCACTTCGGCCGCCCGGCCCGCGCCCTCGTGCCCCCTCCCCCACTCCCGGCACCCCTGTCTTCCCTCCCCCGCCCCCCATCCGTCCCTTCCCTCCGCGTCCGACAACGAAGTGAGGACCCCATGACCAACACGACGCGCCGCCTGATGCGCGGTGTGGGACTGCTGTGCGCCGCCGTCCTCGGCACGACGGCGTGCGGAGGCTCCGGCGGCGACGACTCCGGCGGCGAGGTCTCCGCCTCCGACGTCCGCGCGGCCCTGGAGAAGGGCGGCTCGATCACCGTGTGGGCGTGGGAGCCCACGCTGGAACAGGTCGCCGCCGACTTCGAGGAGAAGTACCCGAAGGTCGACGTCGAACTGGTCAACGCCGGCACCGGCAACGACCACTACACCGCGCTGCAGAACGCGATGTCGGCCGGTTCCGGCGTGCCCGACGTCGCGCAGATCGAGTACTTCGCCCTGGGCCAGTTCGCGCTGACCGAGTCCGTCCACGACCTCGCCGCCTTCGGCGCGGACGAGTTCGACGGCACCTTCTCGCCCGGCCCGTGGAACGCCGTGCGGGCCTCCGGCGGCGTCCACGCGTTGCCCATGGACTCCGGTCCCATGGCGTTGTTCTACAACAAGGACGTCTTCGACGAGCACGGCGTCGAGGTGCCCACCACCTGGGACGAGTACGTGGACGCGGCACGCGCCCTGCACGAGGCCGACCCGGACGTGTACATCGCCAACGACACCGGAGACCCGGGCCTGGCCACCAGTCTCATCTGGCAGGCCGGCGGCCGCCCCTACCGGACCGACGGCACCGACGTGACGATCGACTTCACCGACGAGGGGACCACGGCGTACACCGGGACCTGGCAGAAGCTGCTCGACGAGGACCTCCTGGCCCCCGTCACCTCCTGGAGCGACGAGTGGTACCAGGGCCTGTCCGACGGCACCATCGCCACCCTGGCCGCCGGTGCCTGGATGCCCGCCAACTTCGAGTCCGGCGTGCCGAAGGGCTCCGGCTCCTGGCGCGTGGCACCGCTGCCGCAGTGGAAGGAGGGCGCCTCCGACAGCGCGGAGAACGGCGGCAGCGGGCTGGCTCTCCCCACGGCGGGCGAGAACAGGGAACTGGCCTACGCCTTCGCCCGGTACGCCACCACGGGCGACGGCGTGCGGGCCCGCGTCGACGCCGGGGCCTTCCCCGCGACCACCGAGGAGTTGGAGTCCGAGGAGTTCCTCGGCACCGAGTTCGACTACTTCGGCGGCCAGAAGGCCAACGAGATCTTCGCCGAGTCCTCCGCGAACGTCTCCGACGGCTGGAGCTACCTGCCCTACCAGGTCTACGCGAACTCCGTCTTCAACGACACCGTCGGCAAGGCCTACGTCTCCGACGAACCGCTGGCCGAAGGGCTGAAGGCGTGGCAGCG carries:
- a CDS encoding ABC transporter substrate-binding protein translates to MTNTTRRLMRGVGLLCAAVLGTTACGGSGGDDSGGEVSASDVRAALEKGGSITVWAWEPTLEQVAADFEEKYPKVDVELVNAGTGNDHYTALQNAMSAGSGVPDVAQIEYFALGQFALTESVHDLAAFGADEFDGTFSPGPWNAVRASGGVHALPMDSGPMALFYNKDVFDEHGVEVPTTWDEYVDAARALHEADPDVYIANDTGDPGLATSLIWQAGGRPYRTDGTDVTIDFTDEGTTAYTGTWQKLLDEDLLAPVTSWSDEWYQGLSDGTIATLAAGAWMPANFESGVPKGSGSWRVAPLPQWKEGASDSAENGGSGLALPTAGENRELAYAFARYATTGDGVRARVDAGAFPATTEELESEEFLGTEFDYFGGQKANEIFAESSANVSDGWSYLPYQVYANSVFNDTVGKAYVSDEPLAEGLKAWQRSCVEYGREQGFTVNE